The nucleotide sequence GGTATTTCTTACAAATCACCCGTAGCACGAGCGCTCCTGGGGCGTCGCGTAGGTGACATTGTCGTAGCTCAAAGGCCCGCCGGCGAGATTGAACTGGAGATTACGGGTCTGCTTTTCGCAGGCCGCCCATGGAGGTCCTAGAGTGAGCACCTTTAAGAATTCCCGCCCGGAAGCCAAGCAAGCCCACGACACCGCAACGCCACCTAACCTCGTTCAGTTCATGCTGCGTCACTGGCGTGTCAGCCCGACGCGCGCTAATCCCGCGCGCCATCTGGCCAATCACAAGGCGCGACGGGCAGCGCTGAGCGCCCTTTTCCCGCGCGAGCTCGTCGTTATTCCCACCGGGGAGCGCAAGGTCAGAGCCAACGATCAGTTCTACCCATTCCGGGCTGGATCCGACTTCTTTTATCTGACTGGGTGCCACGAGCCGGATTGTGTTTTGGTGCTGGATCCACGCAACAAAGGGCCGAAGGGCCACAAGGCGGTGCTTTTTGGCGAGCCGAATCCCGGCAAGACCGACGCCAGCTTTTTTACCGATCGCATCAATGGCGAGCTCTGGGAGGGACCGCGTCCGGGACTGCCCGAGCTGCAGGTGTTAACAGGGGTCGATGAGTGCTTACCGCTCAGTGAGCTTGAAGCCTACCTAGAGGCGGCCAAGAAGCGTGCCCCCAAGGGTTACCGGTTACTGCGGGACTATGCGCCACGTTGCGCGCGGGCGCTCAGCGGTACCGATCAAGATGGCAACAAGGCACGCGACCTCGAGCTAGCCAACGCCCTGAGCGAGCTGCGTCTCATCAAGGACGCTCAAGAGGTGGCTGAGCTGAGCGCGGTGATCAAATCAACCAAGCGAGGCTTCGAAGATGTGATCTGCGCGCTCAAAACGGCAAAAACCGAGCGCGAGCTGGAGACCACCTTCTGGGCGCGTGCGCGGCAAGAAGGTAACGACGTCGGTTACGGTACCATAGCTGCTGCCGGTGCCCATGCCTGCACTCTGCATTGGAAAAAGAACGACGGCAAGTTACGTCCCAAGGATCTCCTACTGCTCGATGCCGGGGTCGAAGGTCACAGCCTGTACACCGCCGATATCACT is from Deltaproteobacteria bacterium and encodes:
- a CDS encoding aminopeptidase P family protein; the protein is MLRHWRVSPTRANPARHLANHKARRAALSALFPRELVVIPTGERKVRANDQFYPFRAGSDFFYLTGCHEPDCVLVLDPRNKGPKGHKAVLFGEPNPGKTDASFFTDRINGELWEGPRPGLPELQVLTGVDECLPLSELEAYLEAAKKRAPKGYRLLRDYAPRCARALSGTDQDGNKARDLELANALSELRLIKDAQEVAELSAVIKSTKRGFEDVICALKTAKTERELETTFWARARQEGNDVGYGTIAAAGAHACTLHWKKNDGKLRPKDLLLLDAGVEGHSLYTADITRTLPIGGKFSKEQLAIYSLVLKAQKAAIKAVRPGNDFMEPNRVAMEVLALGLEELGLLPMSAATALLPENQFYKRYTLHNVSHMLGLDVHDCAQARQETYKYGKLQPGMVLTVEPGLYFQPDDLTVPAKYRGIGVRIEDDILVTAKGCRNLSAAIPSEPGEVEAWMRSVS